The following DNA comes from Oncorhynchus mykiss isolate Arlee chromosome 16, USDA_OmykA_1.1, whole genome shotgun sequence.
aaattccacaaatgaacttttaacaaggcacacctgttaattgaaaagcattccaggtgactacctcatgaagctggttgagataataccaagagtgtgcaaagctgtcatcaaggcaaagggtggctactttgaataatctaagtTTAaaacttgtttggttactacatgattccatatgtgttatttcatagttttgatgtcttctctattattatacaatggaaacaatagtacaaataaataaaacccttgaatgagcaggtgtgtcaacttttgactggtattgtatatggACACACATtatttgtttaatgccagtggcaggttaTTGGCAAAAATACAAAAgcgtagagggcctagagagctgccctgctgAACACCACACtgtacatgtttgacattagagcttccattaaagaaaacactctgagttATATTAGATAGACAGGTCTGAATTCCCCTATGGCAGAGGTTGGAAAGCCATAACACAcattttctcaacaacaggttatagtcaataatatcaaaggctgcactgaaatctaacagtacagtttCCACAATattttctttcaaccaatcatcagtcatttgtgtcagtgctgtacatgttgagtgcctttCTCTAAAAGCATGCTTTTTTTTtgtgttaatttgtttacagagaagtagcattgtatttggtcaaacacaattgtTTCCAagagtttgctaagagctggccgCAAGCTgctaggtctgctgttagaacaaGTAAAgaccgctttaccactcttgggtagtggaatgattttggcttccctccaggcctgaggacaaagactttcctctaggctcatatTAAGGATAtaacagataggagtggctatagagtcaactaccatcctcagtagctttccatctaagttgtaaATGCCAGGGGATTTGTCATTATTTATTGATAACAAtattttttccacctctcccacactaacttcaaaaaaatgtaaaatgcttttctttcattatttgttgttttataCATGAGTACGATGGCTTACTGTTCGTTGTTGGCTTTTcttgcctaagtttgcccactttgccaatgtcGTAACTCTCCTGTGACGATTTGAAGGACCAGGTTACAGTAGGTCCGCTCTAcagcgtgctctctctctcgtagagggggtAGAGCGGGAAGTCGGCTGTTTTATTGTGGGTAATAAAATGCGCAGCCTCTATGCTCTGTAGTGTTCAAGattggaatgtaaactgtggaaCACAGGGAGACACATGGACATTCAAAAGTTTGAATAATGaaacaatatttatatttttgagaatgtgggaatggtaTGTGGTTATTTATTAAAGAACAATCCTGTCAAAGTTGTTTAATTTGGTGACCTCGTGAAAGACAGGTGacccacattttttaaaattttatttaaccttaatttaattCACCCctacactgctactccagctgctctttCTTCATCTGACTATGTTTTATCTCATAGTCTGAGATCATCTGGTCATTGCGGTGGTGGCACACGGCTACTCAAAATCTCCACTGATTTCTCTAATTCTcacatctctttctctcactctctctctctctcctcccggaGGACTTGagacctaggaccatgcctcaggactacctggcattgacgactcctggctgtccccgtccgcagtccacctggttgtgttgctgatccagtttctgctgttctgcctgtggctatggagcCCTGACCCGTTTACCAGATGTGCTAACTTGCCGTGCTGCTCATCCAATTTCTGCTGTTTTGCCTGCGGCCtttgaaccctgacctgttcaccagacctGCTGCCTTATCCCAGACCTGTTACCttatcccagacctgctgtttcctccatccctctccctctctctgccgcACCTGctctctcgacctctgaatgctcagctatgaaaagccaactgacattctaTAACCACTGTAATAATTATTTGACCccgttggtcatctatgaacatcttgaagaacaatttAGCCTTAATGGCTATGTATACTTACAGTATAATCTCCACCGgtgcagccagaagaggactggccacacctctgagcctggttcctctctaggtttcttcataaattcctgcctttctagagagtttttcctaaccactgtgcttctacatctgcattgcttgctctttggagttttaggctgggtttctgtataagcacttggtgacatctgctgatgtaaaaagggctttataaatacatttgattgatttatcaGTTGCATTTCCAGAGGCTCAACATCAAAGTCCAATTCAATAGAAATTTGTCAATAGGCTTTTAATAAAACATGATTAAACAGTTTATGTAATACAATCGTGTTGAGTGACAGTTGCTTTGTTACTGATAAGACAATGGAATGTTACTACTGAGTCTTGAGAGTAGATGGGATCAGTAGTAGGCTCATCTCTGGATTATTTCCAAGAGATACCGGTATGTCCGCCAGGTTAAAAGCATaatgaataaaaataataatattaataataatccATTAATAAAACAGGTTGTGATAAAATGTGACATTGCAGTTCCTCATAGTTCAGATTCCCAACCTCCCATGGTTCTCCCACAACCAGGCATGgtacttgttcagtttatggTCCTGAGGTTTCAcctatgtaaacacacacacacacaaatatacacacaaagTTAACCTTATCTAAATCCGTCACTTAAatccaatatatttttttttagcatAAAATATTTGCATTTCATCCTGAAAGGAAAAATGGAAAACCTGGTATTGTTGAGGAAGATGGTGGCCACCAGGAGCTTCCAGGGGTCATGGAACAGGGTCTCCTGCACCAGCTGGAAGGGGGAGCGAAGAGTGGTCCACTTCCTCCTGGGGGTCTCAGACCTGTGCCGGGACAGACTGCAGATCTAAGAAAAAGGGGTTTTTGATAACAAATAAACACTGTTTTTTATTAAACTGACATTTCTCTCCAAGAATGGCAAGTTCTGTTAAGCTCAACCATTTATTAAATTATGACCATCTCTCAGTTACTTCCCACTGAAAGAAGGACTGGTCTTCTGTTTCTCTCCTAATAGTTCATTGAACATGTTATTGGTCAATACACTGAAACCTGGTCCAAGAAGATGTAAAACATTTTCTATATCTAGGCATCATAGTAAATACACATTACGCATCATAACTCATAGCACAATGCACATACACACTGCTCTGGGGATCTTTTAGTGGTGTACAGCGTCCTCTAGTGGTCTGGGGAGATGATAGCAGCACTTCATCATTCACCTCTGCCTCTATATCCCCCACACACTTTCCCTCCCCCATTCTCTCACCCTCAGCCTCCCCCTCTCAGAAGCAGACTGCACCCTAAGGACTGGGACATTTAAAGGTGACACAGGAAACCACTCTCCTTGACCAATGAGAGCGTCCTGTAGCTCAGTGGGCGGGGCCAGCCTGACCAGCTTTTCTCTCAGCAGCCATGGCCTCCTCTGGGGGCTCTTCTAAAGTACGACATCATCAACTGGCTCCGCCGACACAGCCTGCAGACGCCTCTCAGTCTCAttgtcatcaccatcatcatcacccctTCTCACAGAGGTTTGTATGTTTCTTTTGTTAATGTCCTCATTGGTGTCTGATGTGCGGCCAGTTTCTGTGTCTCTCCCAGCTGCCTGTCTGTGATTCACCTGGCCAAGGGAGGTCTGTCAGGGGTATACTGAATTGACAAAGTGCCCTTTCCTCTAACTCTGAGTTCTCTGCTTGTAGGATTTTGCGAAAGAGGCTCTTTTTGTGTTATTTGGAGAAAGGCGTAATATTCGACCCCCCTCTTCCATATTCTCCTCTGtgtcctgcctgtctgtgtcctgcCTGTATGTGTTTTACCTGTTATCAGTGACCTTAGGTGTGACGTGTGTGTTCCTGATgaccattcctctgtctctcctggcTGGGCTGTGGGGTCACAGCTGCACTGCCACTCCTGGCTGTTGTGACATCAAAGTTGTCTATCTGTAGATCCCCTCCGAAAGGAAGGAAGGCTTGATGAGACATTCTGGACGGAACCTCTGTCCCAGGGGACTGCAGAGGTAGACAGATCAGTTACCTCATGAGGAATTATTGATCCGACTTTATGATCTCACTCTGAAATGCACTTAACCCCTAGCCCTGACAGTAAGATACAGACATACTTCAGTGATGTTTACATGCAACAAGACTTGAGAATGAGAGCATATGATGGATTGGACCCAGCTTGTTTTCTAACCGTCATATCTGAACCAGGAACAGCCATAGCGTCTGCCTCTCCATCAGGATTAGTGTGTGTCAGTGATGGTGTTCTCTGTGTTGAGGTCATTGTTTTTTAGCCTGGTTGTGACCGTGTTGTTGGTGTCAGTAGGTTGAAACACAACTTTTATCAAAAGTGGACTGTCCCTCTCACAGCCTGTGATGGAGCTGACTGTCCCCTGTTGAGTTTCATGTGGCTGAGATCCTCATGCTCCAGTCCTCCCTCTCATCTTCAGTCATGATGTTGCTCTCTCAATCTATCTGGGGTTGAAGCTCTATACCTAGCTGCCACTAACAAAAATATGAATTAGAACAGTCAATCCACTGTCCATCATGTTATAGGGATTGGGAAAATAGGTGACTattaactaactagctaacttaACTAACTAGCTAAGTAATGCATTTGCAGAGGCTTGATCTGACAGCTGTGTTTTGTTTACATGCCTCATCATCACATGCTGTTCTAGAAAAATGTTGCATATTACTTAATGATCAAGTTTAATAAAGTTGTCGGGTGCTAGGCATTTCGGAGACATGACATCAACATCTTTGGATAAATTGTATCTGCCGTTGTGCTGTATGAAGTTCTGTGAACTACTTTGTGAGCGACTCTGCTTGACTCATGCGCAGAACACAGGAAGGAGGACAGGAAAGAGGGAAGGGAGTCTGCGCACAAGTAAGCAAGCAGGTCCTGCCATGTAAACGATCCTCGGCCCCACGAAAAGACAGCAACCTGTTGAACAACCTAACGTGTATCtgtttaatttgttaaaaaggCAAAATGAGGGCAGTTCCTACATGGATTGACAAAGTACATGATCGCGACAAAGTTGAGCAATGGTAATCTAGCCTTTGCATTTACAGTTTTATCAACAGGCCTGATGTTGCAGTTGGCAGTGTTGATAGCAACGGCGGTTACTATCTAAACTCCCGcagtggctggctagctagctagttagccaactGTAGCAAACTAGCTTTGTTTACTAAGATTTTCACTATCCATTTCATGCAATCTTAAAATAAATGATCTGTCTACTAACGAGTGATAACGTTGCTAGTTAGCTAGGTAATCTGTTTGCGTGGCTAAGCACAGCTAGAACATTAATGCTAACTAGCAGAGCAGCTACCTATGGCTTAATAGCATAATTGAAACAGGTTTTCAGCATATTGTGATTGCAGTACATTTTCTCCCTAGTATCTACGACCTTGCCTTCAAACCAGATGGCAGCCAGCTTATTGTGGCAGCTGGGAATCGTGTTTTGGTGAGTttggggatgatgatgatgatgccatTGGTTTTCGAATCATAGCTAAGTTGCATATATTGCTAAGTATTGCATATTGTCTTTCCAGGTGTATGACACATCAGATGGAACTCTCATTCAGCCTCTGAAAGGACACAAGGACACAGTGTACTGTGTTGCCTACGCCAAAGATGGTACTTAGTACAGTATACTCTTAACACACCAATCTGGATGTTCCCAATTAACAAACACAAGTCTGTTGGGTCTCACATTGTGCTTCTCTGTAGGGAAACGGTTTGCCTCAGGTTCTGCTGACAAAAGCATCATCATCTGGACATCTAAACTGGAGGGTATTTTGAAATATACGTGAGTGATCATTATTACCacagaattaggaattagaataatttaataggatctctatgattATTACACACATTACAACATTATCAGTAGCATTATGTTCTGTTGAGGTCACTCCTGGCTCACTCACTATGCAGATTTTGTTTGTATGTTGCTCCTCAGACATAATGACTCCATCCAGTGTGTTGCCTACAACCCAGTCAGCCACCAGCTGGCCTCCTGCTCCTCTGGGGACTTTGGTGAGTGGTACACTGGGATTGTCCtgtcctctacacctctacaggGAAGGGGTTAAAGGGGTGTTGAAGACATGCAGTCATAAGAGCAGCATCTGTAtaatttgtttctctctctaggtctgtggTCCCCAGAACAGAAATCTGTATCCAAGCACAAAGTCAACAGCAAGATAACATGTTGTGGGTGGGTATTGAGAAATTGCTGCTCTCCTTTTTGTTTGGATAGCCTCTCTTATGGTCAGTATTGTCATAATTATTTTGACCGCAGGTGGACCAACGACGGTCAGTACCTGGCCCTGGGCATGATGAACGGGGTGGTGAGCATCAGGAATAAGAACGGAGAGGAGAAGGTGAAAATAGAGCGACCAGGAGgatcctcctctcctatctggTCCATCGCATGGAACCCCTCCAAGTGAGTCACTCACCTCTCATGTGGGCTTTTTGctgtgtaaaacattttaaacctgtGTGTGCAATGTCTTGGAGAGTAAAGGTTTATTGCTTTTGAAATCaacaataatacatttttttctgagtgATATTTCTCTGGATTTAGTCTTTTTAAGCTGCCAGTTCACAATGTGAAACAAGCATGGTAGTGAAAATCAGAGAATGACAGTGTATGGCCTGTAGACAGCCAGCAAGTGTCAGTGTTTGACCAGGCAGGCTCTGACAGGGACTGGTGGAAGTGGATGCCCTTCTGTGAGGGAGAGGACGACGAGGCGGTGGATGTGGACAGCAGCATGCCAGAGCCCCTGTGCCTGCTCATTGACACCGCCTACAGCCAGAGCTGCAGTAGCAGGGTAGAGGTCCTGGGGCTAGGCaggcagctggagagagagaggcaggtaggaaGAGGAGCAGAGACGGACAGgcctgaaggagaggaggaggagcccATGCTGCAGGGAGGGTTCTCTGATCCAGACCACTTCAGCCAGCTCAGGTAgggaaggcagagagggaggacagagaaatTGAGAAAGGTAACATAAAAGCTCAGGGAAATACTTCGGTTAGGTCTAGATTTATATGTTTGGAGGCAACACAATGATATAGGACACTTACTTTTACCATACCAGTGAGATGTAGGGTTTAATGTACCTTTTGGGTGAATAAGATTTGAAATCTTTCTAAATCCAGTTTAATTGTCAGAATGTTAAAGTGGAAAATATAAACTCATGTTGGAGTGTCTCTCTTAGGGATGAGCACAATGACATCCTGGCTGTGGCAGACTGGGGGCAGAAGCTATCCTTCTACCAGCTCAGTGGAAAACAGGTGTGTGTCTGCAAAACGCATGTCCGTGAACCATCTCCCCAACATTTACTTCAGGCGTCTGgaatttaataaatgtttttgCCTTCTTCCGGCCCATCTGGATAGTGGGAACATGTTAGATAAACATTTTGGGTTTGTTTCCACAGCAAATGAATAAATAGTCTACATGTCTAacataaaataaaacataaaatataCTAAAAATGCAATGGTGAAAGATATTGAAAAGAGCAACTTTGCTTAATAGAAACTACTGTGTAGCACATCGGTGTGTAGGACACAAAGTTGTTACATACAGATCAAGTAAGTAGCGCTTCATGAGTCTTGACTTGTATGAGCCGAAACAGCTCATGGGAGCAGGAGCATGAGCCAAGTACACAGGACGTTAGTATATCGCAACCCCCAATCTATCTCATGCTGAGTGCCAAGCAAGGATGGATTAGGtcccatttttacagtctttgATATGACTCGGCCCGAGGATCCAACTCTCAATCTTCCAATCGCAGGACGGACACTCTAACCACTGAATTGGTGACAGATCAAGAGGCCTAGGTTATGACCACGGGTTTAGGTTGCGCTCCCAGATGGGCACCGGTGATTGGTCAACGAAACCCCAATGGCCTCGGTGCTATCACTCATCCACGATAACACATAAACCACTTAAGGAGGCCACTGTCTGAGACCTTTAAGCCCTGTATTTTCTGTTGCAATTAGCCTGTCAGGGACTATTGAAACCGTAACACTGCACTGGAAATGATCCTGTTTGGCCATTTAATAATGATTCCGTCACTACTCCTCCCCCATATCCCCCTGGGTAATATTGTAATTACAGACAAATATGCACTGTTTCATTACCCTGCCATGGAACCTTAGTCTCATGTGTTGTCACTGGGCTGTTTATCAGTGTAAGTGAACATGCTGTTTTGATTACCGTGCTATGAGTAGTCTGTAATGAAAAAAGAGAGGTTGTCCAAAAGGGTTTTATTTCAGGGTAAAAGAATGGACTGTCAGGCGGTTATTTTTCAGCGTGAGGAGAAACAGATGCACAGAGTCAGGGAATTGATATGACGTTGCGCAAAAGGACTTCAAGTGCCAGCACAATAGAGCCTATTTAGAAGCAAgaaagtgtgtatgtgtttttccATCTCTTTGGTCAGGCGCTTAAGGGGATGGGCTAAGGACTGTAGGCTTTCCCGATATAGTGCACAACCCTGTGGCTCTGGTAAAAAATAGGCCATTCCCCAAGTCAGGGGAAATCCTTTGCCTAGACAAGCATAGCCCAGTTAAAGGTCAATAAATGTGAAGTAGACTTTATTTCAatatctgttcctctctctctcagattggGAAGGACAGAACTCTGACCTATGACCCCTGCTGTGTCAGCTACTTCTCCAAGGGGGAGTACATTGTGATGGGTGGCTCGGACAAGCAGGCCTCCCTCTACACCAAAGATGGGGTGCGGCTCGGCACCATCGGGGAGCAGAGCTCCTGGGTGTGGACCTGTAGAGTCAAACCTGACTCCAACTATGTGGTGTGTCTCTTTTCGTCACGTGTGTGTACATTTGAGTAAATGTCTGAGAgtgttacgtgtgtgtgtctaaagtgaACTGTATTGGAACGCTATCATTTTAAATAGTGCTGATATGATGCTGAGACGTGTTGTGAAGAACGAAGAGCTGAAATGATAAAATGCTACTGACAGCGCTACAGATGTCATCTGTCAGATCAAGTGTTGATGCAACCTCATATCACTTTGGGACACATTTAGAGATGAGTTATTTTTAACTAATTTTGTGGAGAAAGCATCTGTGATCACCCATAGAGAACATGGAAGTAATATCACTATATCTTTCTTTTGGATTGTATTAATACTAACAACTCATATGGGAGGGCATAAGGTGCTACCTTGCTGACATCTCCACATTGTCTCAGACAGGGCTCTAACAAAAAGAAGgaacaccctgtctctctgtcttttcatGAAAGTGTTAATGGGAACCACTGCTACATTGaactctcatttcctctcctctgtttagGTGTTGGGCTGCCAGGATGGGACCATAGCCTTCTTCCAGCTCATCTTCAGCACGGTGCACGGCCTGTACAAGGATCGCTATGCCTACAGAGACAGCATGACAGATGTCATCGTCCAGCACCTCATCACTGAACAGAAAGGTGGATTCATTTAGACTAGGgctccccaaccctgttcctggagagctaccctcctgtaggttatctcttcaaccccagttgtaactaacctgattgtgcttatcaaccagctaattattaaaATCAGGTAGcgctccaggaacaaggttggataGCTCTGATTTAGacagtacacagtgttgtacttCTCTTATTATAATTCAGAAAAGGCCTGTTTGTTTTATTAAAATTCAAATCTGTAGCACGTTGCGTGACCTTTTACCTCTTCAGGGTTAGCAGATTTGATGGAACTGGATGGGTGTAAGCAATACGGTGGTCCATTGGAAGGCTATGTAGAGTCACACCATCTGGTCTATTCAGGACTATTGGGGACTGGGATTATATGCCCTGTTCTAACTGTGCCTCCTACGTTTGTGCTTTCTTCATGCCCAGTGAGGATCAAGTGCAGAGAGCTTGTGAAGAAGATAGCTATCTACAGGAACCGCCTGGCCATCCAGCTGCCTGAGAAGATCCTCATCTACGAGCTGTACTCTGACGACTCCTCAGACATGCACTACCGCATCAAGGAGAAGATCTGCAGAAAGTTTGAGTGCAACCTGCTCGTGGTCTGCTCCCAGCACATCATCCTGTGTCAGGTGAGACTTCTTTCTACCCAATCCCAAAATCATACCCTATCACCTACTTCCCCCAGACACACATCTAAACTACAGTGTTAGTTGTGTCATATTATTTGCTCACATTAATGTCTGTATTTAGACTAAATACTTTGATTAATAACTGTTGTCCCGGGATTTGCTTTTGGCTTGAGGCTTTTCTCAAACACTCCGTTATAAGCATGTCCCTAAAGTGCCATACCAACACAAACTATTTGGCCTGACTCCGTAACACTGGCCTGCAGAGACATCGTCTCATGTGAATTATACTAATGCATCTGTGACAGATTGCGAAAGACCCTGCCGAGAGACATTAGCATGCTGTTATCATATTTGAAACCCAGTGAATTAGCGGTTAGCGCTGCGTCGCTACTCCAAAACACcctagagagagaggccagagatGGATGGTTAGAGCCAGTGGTCGTCCAGATGTTTCTTCCTATCCTTCTTATAGGCTCCAGCTGTATCTGTGCTCCTTTAGGGCAGGGGTGGCAACAGGCAGCCCGTGGGCAAAAAACAGCCcgcaatagttttttttattgggACCCCCAAAGTttttggtaaaaaaataaatatcaatttctttttttctttgaaggttttttatttatttttgttgttaaAAAAGACTGTACAATTACcatggaaatctgttcccaagtatttccacaaataaaaaaagag
Coding sequences within:
- the ift122 gene encoding intraflagellar transport protein 122 homolog isoform 3 (isoform 3 is encoded by transcript variant 3), translated to MRAVPTWIDKVHDRDKVEQCIYDLAFKPDGSQLIVAAGNRVLVYDTSDGTLIQPLKGHKDTVYCVAYAKDGKRFASGSADKSIIIWTSKLEGILKYTHNDSIQCVAYNPVSHQLASCSSGDFGLWSPEQKSVSKRWPKPLQWEYYRSLLPDVSITMCPSCFQMFHSEDYELLVLQHNCCPYCRRPIDEPN